A single region of the Syntrophotaleaceae bacterium genome encodes:
- a CDS encoding carbon-nitrogen hydrolase, with translation MNQERPLVVGLVQHACSSDLQANLEKCLTGIRQAADRGADLVVLQELHNSLYFCQVEDCANFDLAEDIPGPTTVVLGDLARELGVVIVASLFEKRAPGLYHNTAVVLERDGRLAGRYRKMHIPDDPGYYEKFYFTPGDLGFQPIPTSVGKLGVLVCWDQWYPEAARLMAMAGAEMLIYPTAIGWDPGDTREEQQRQLDAWQTVQRGHAVANGIPLIAVNRVGFEEAPDGDGAGALFWGNSFVAGCQGEILCQGDREKEETLVVSIDRQRSERVRRIWPFLRDRRIDAYEDLQRRFRD, from the coding sequence ATGAACCAGGAGCGCCCTTTGGTTGTCGGACTGGTACAACACGCCTGTTCCAGCGATCTGCAGGCCAACCTTGAAAAATGCCTCACCGGCATCCGCCAGGCGGCTGACCGGGGAGCCGACCTGGTGGTGCTGCAGGAGCTGCACAACAGCCTGTATTTCTGTCAGGTCGAGGATTGTGCAAATTTCGACCTGGCCGAGGACATTCCCGGTCCGACCACCGTCGTTTTGGGGGACCTGGCCAGGGAGCTCGGCGTGGTCATCGTCGCTTCCCTCTTCGAAAAAAGGGCTCCGGGCCTCTACCACAACACCGCGGTGGTCCTCGAGCGGGACGGCCGCCTCGCCGGCCGCTACCGCAAGATGCATATCCCCGATGATCCCGGCTATTACGAGAAGTTCTATTTCACCCCCGGAGATCTGGGTTTTCAGCCGATTCCGACCTCCGTCGGCAAACTGGGGGTTCTGGTCTGCTGGGATCAGTGGTATCCCGAAGCCGCACGGCTGATGGCCATGGCCGGTGCCGAGATGCTGATCTATCCCACCGCCATCGGCTGGGACCCCGGCGACACCCGGGAGGAGCAGCAGCGTCAGTTGGATGCCTGGCAGACCGTTCAGCGTGGTCATGCCGTGGCCAACGGCATTCCCTTGATCGCGGTCAACCGGGTGGGTTTCGAGGAAGCTCCTGATGGAGACGGGGCGGGCGCCCTGTTCTGGGGCAACAGTTTCGTTGCCGGGTGTCAGGGTGAGATTCTGTGCCAGGGCGACAGGGAAAAGGAGGAAACTCTGGTAGTCTCCATCGACCGTCAGCGCAGCGAGCGGGTTCGACGGATCTGGCCCTTTTTGCGGGATCGGCGGATCGACGCCTACGAGGATCTGCAGCGCCGCTTCCGGGACTAG
- a CDS encoding agmatine deiminase family protein — protein sequence MSVRLPAEWEPQDGVLLAWPHEKTDWEPVLLQVEPVFARIATEISRFEQVLIVAPDKEKVQAQLVQTGTDLGRVRILEIPSNDTWSRDFGPICLLENGRPVLLDYVFNGWGNKFSADLDNRINRQLQSAGCFGDAPLRSMDLVLEGGSIESDGRGTLLTTTQCLLNPNRNPHLNRDGLEKLLKQQLGVSHFLWLNHGWLAGDDTDSHIDTLARLAPEDTILYVSCDDTTDEHYLELAAMQEELRSFRTAAGRPYRLLPLPWPRAQFDESGERLPATYANFLVINEAVLVPVYGDTHDARALETIGKAFPGRAIIGIDCSPLILQHGSLHCVTMQLPRGVLS from the coding sequence ATGTCCGTCCGCCTGCCCGCCGAGTGGGAACCACAGGATGGCGTCCTGCTCGCCTGGCCCCATGAAAAAACCGACTGGGAACCGGTTCTGCTCCAGGTCGAGCCGGTTTTCGCCCGCATCGCTACTGAAATCAGCCGTTTCGAGCAGGTCCTGATTGTCGCTCCCGACAAAGAAAAGGTTCAGGCGCAGCTTGTGCAGACAGGAACCGACCTGGGGCGGGTCAGAATACTCGAGATCCCCTCCAACGATACCTGGTCGCGCGACTTCGGCCCGATCTGCCTGCTGGAAAACGGCCGTCCGGTCCTGTTGGACTATGTCTTTAACGGCTGGGGGAACAAATTCAGCGCCGACCTCGACAACCGTATCAACAGGCAGTTGCAGTCAGCCGGCTGTTTCGGCGACGCGCCTCTGCGCAGCATGGATCTGGTCCTGGAGGGTGGCAGCATCGAAAGCGACGGCAGGGGAACCCTTCTGACCACGACCCAATGTCTTTTGAATCCCAACAGAAATCCTCACCTGAATCGGGACGGGCTTGAAAAGCTGCTGAAGCAGCAGCTGGGAGTCAGCCATTTCCTCTGGCTCAATCACGGCTGGCTGGCCGGAGACGACACCGACAGCCATATCGATACCCTGGCCCGCCTCGCTCCGGAAGACACCATCCTCTATGTCTCCTGTGACGATACGACCGACGAGCATTATCTGGAACTCGCCGCCATGCAGGAGGAACTGCGCTCCTTCCGCACCGCCGCCGGCCGGCCCTACCGCCTTTTGCCGCTGCCATGGCCCAGGGCGCAATTCGATGAGAGCGGCGAACGACTGCCCGCCACCTACGCCAATTTCCTGGTCATCAACGAGGCCGTGCTGGTTCCCGTCTACGGAGATACCCATGATGCCCGGGCCCTGGAAACGATTGGCAAGGCTTTTCCAGGACGTGCTATCATAGGCATCGACTGTTCACCCCTGATCCTGCAGCATGGTTCCCTGCACTGCGTCACCATGCAGCTGCCCCGAGGAGTTCTGTCATGA
- a CDS encoding bifunctional DedA family/phosphatase PAP2 family protein — MESILENLFSWLPVGWPYYCLLFSVTLLESIVGIGLLVPGSTLIVFAGFLAAHGQGDLLPVTLISVLGALIGDTASFLLGARSGPQVRHSRLFKKRAHLFRKAELFFVAHGGKSLFFGRFIGPLRGMVPFVAGCTRMSPGPFLTYTLISSMLWGMAYPGLGYLGAASWQQIQRLTGRLSLLIGSLLVLFILNGLFWKKLFPRLVTRFTRYWPHLVTRWYRFLETPPIQGFASRFPRFWDFLAGRFSMKRGSGLYLTIGLALSALFSGIFFWLVENIAFLRNLDRQVYHLLSQHRHPLADQFLIIFHSLADPSILLLVGGFLLFWLVLYNRDFSAVILLAGLGGGKVLTTVLQGVYTRTGPSPFQAELVTLQASFPGHHAFSALLLAGLLVYFLLDTVRKWRFRLGLIIGASFLALLAGLSGCYLGINWLSDVLAGFSLAAIWMTFLFTILEIRRRYSGEFPWGTGWKPVQIPLGMRRLILAPALSLTFFAVLYYLYNRAF; from the coding sequence AAAATCTCTTTTCCTGGTTGCCTGTCGGCTGGCCCTACTACTGTCTGTTATTTTCGGTCACCCTGTTGGAATCGATCGTCGGTATCGGTCTGCTTGTTCCCGGCAGCACCCTGATCGTTTTTGCCGGCTTTCTGGCCGCTCATGGCCAGGGGGACCTGCTCCCGGTCACGCTGATATCGGTTTTGGGAGCTCTCATCGGAGACACCGCAAGTTTTCTTCTGGGAGCCAGATCAGGCCCCCAGGTGCGCCACTCCCGGCTGTTCAAAAAGCGGGCGCACCTCTTTCGAAAAGCCGAACTGTTTTTCGTTGCCCATGGCGGCAAAAGTCTGTTCTTCGGTAGATTTATAGGCCCTTTGCGCGGCATGGTGCCCTTCGTCGCCGGTTGCACCCGCATGTCCCCCGGGCCTTTTTTGACCTATACGCTGATCAGCAGCATGCTCTGGGGCATGGCCTACCCGGGGCTGGGATACCTCGGCGCAGCCAGCTGGCAACAGATCCAGCGGCTCACCGGCCGTCTGAGCCTGCTGATCGGCTCCCTCCTGGTACTGTTCATCCTCAACGGGCTTTTCTGGAAAAAACTGTTTCCCCGTTTGGTAACTCGCTTCACCCGCTACTGGCCGCACCTGGTGACGAGGTGGTACCGATTTCTGGAAACACCCCCGATTCAAGGATTTGCCAGCCGTTTTCCCCGTTTTTGGGATTTTCTGGCCGGGCGGTTCAGCATGAAGCGAGGCTCCGGTCTGTATCTCACCATCGGCCTTGCACTCAGTGCGCTCTTTTCCGGGATTTTTTTCTGGCTGGTCGAAAACATCGCCTTTCTGCGGAACCTCGACCGGCAGGTCTACCATCTGCTCAGTCAGCATCGCCATCCCCTGGCCGATCAGTTTCTGATCATTTTCCACTCTCTGGCCGATCCGTCGATCCTCCTGCTGGTTGGCGGTTTCCTTCTTTTCTGGCTGGTTCTGTACAATCGCGATTTCTCTGCTGTGATCCTGCTCGCCGGGTTGGGCGGCGGGAAGGTTTTGACAACCGTCCTGCAGGGCGTTTATACGCGAACCGGACCTTCCCCCTTCCAGGCAGAACTGGTCACCCTCCAGGCCAGCTTCCCTGGCCACCACGCCTTTTCCGCCCTGTTGCTGGCCGGACTGCTGGTTTACTTTCTGCTCGATACGGTCAGAAAATGGCGCTTTCGTCTGGGCCTTATCATCGGCGCCAGCTTCCTCGCCCTGCTTGCGGGGCTCAGCGGCTGCTATCTCGGAATCAACTGGCTCAGCGACGTGCTGGCCGGTTTCAGCCTGGCCGCCATATGGATGACTTTCCTGTTCACCATTCTGGAAATCCGCAGGCGTTATTCCGGGGAATTTCCCTGGGGAACCGGCTGGAAACCGGTCCAGATCCCCCTCGGCATGCGCCGCCTGATCCTGGCTCCGGCCCTCAGCCTGACATTTTTCGCGGTACTCTATTATCTGTACAACAGGGCTTTCTAA